TGGTGCACGACGAAGGCGCGCACCTCGGTGCCTTCGCAGAGCAGCAAGTCGCCGCGCATCACCTGGTGGCGATGGCGGAAGACCTTGCGCTCCCAGGCCGTGACGCTGGTGTGCACCTCCAGCGTCTCGCCGTAAGTGGCCGGGTTGATGAAGCGCGTGTGCGTCTCCAGCACCGGCGTGCCGACGATGCCGCGGGTGGCCGTGAGCTCGCGCCACGGCGGCAGCCCCATGGCCATGAAGTAGGCCAGCGAGGCCTGGTCCATCCAGCGCGCGAAGTTCGGGAAGAAGACGATGCCCGCCGGGTCGCAGTCGCCGAAGTGCACCTGCACGCGGTGCACGTACACGCGCGGCGTGCCGGTGGCGTCGGCGCCTTCGTTCATGACGGCCGGCTCACCTTGGCGGCGCGCTTTTCCAGGAAAGCGCGCACGCGCTCCTTGGCCGCCTCGTCGCCCTGCGCGATGCTGGACATCAGGCTCTCGACGAACAAGCCATCGGCGGCCGGCAGGTCGGCGATGCGTGGCAGCGCCTGCGTGATGGCGTAGTTGGACAGCGGCGCGTTCTGCGCGATCTTCAGGCCCAGCCCCATCGCCTGGGCCAGGCCCTGGCCGTTGCCGACGCGGTAGTTGCTCAGGCCGAAGGCCTGGCCTTCGTCGGCATCGAAGCTGCGGCCGGTGAGCATCATGTCCGTCATGCGCGAGCTGCCCAGGAGGCGCGGGATGCGCACCGAGCCGCCGCCGCCCACGAAGATGCCGCGCGTGCCCTCGGGCAGGGCGTAGAAGGTGCCGTCCTCGGCCACGCGCAGGTGGGCCGAGGCCGCCAGTTCCAGGCCGCCGCCCACCACGGCGCCGTGCAGCACGGCGATCACCGGCACCGGCCCGTACTGCAGGGCGTCGAAGCAGGCATGCCAGGCGCGCGAGTGCTGCATGCCCTCGGCCACGGTGCGCTCGCTCACCTCCGACAGATCCAGCCCGGCGCAGAAGTGCTCGCCCTCGCCGCTGAGCACGAGCGCGCGCACGTCCTTGGGCAGGTTGACGATGACGGTGTGGATCTGCGCCAGGAGCCCGTCGGAGATGCTGTTGCGCTTGGCCGGGCGGTTCAGGCGCAGGTGGAACACGGGGCCGGCGCGCTGCAGCACGAGCAGGTCGAGCGCGGCGAACACGCCCGTGGCGGGCACGGGATCGAAGGAGGGGAGGGGAGTTGTCATACAGGGGAGAGGTCAGCGGCGCACCGTGCGGGCGTCCGGGGTGTCTGCGTGCAGCGCGGCCACTTCGGCGGCGCGGCGTGTGAGCGCGATGCGCTGGTTGAGGTAGCCCTTGTCGGTGATCTCGCCGCTGGCGGCATCGGGCAGGCCGTCCAGCCAGCGCAGGCGAGTGGGCACCTGCGACGAGCCGCCGCCCTCGGCGGCCAGCCGAACCAGGCCCTCGTGCAGCCGCTTGGCACGCTCGGCCTCGGGCAGCGCGCGGCCGGCTTCGCTGAGGAACAGCAAGGCACCCAGCTCGCCGCGGTCGTGCCCGGTGATCACGGCATCGGCCACCCAGGGCGACAGCGCCGAGACGAGCTTGACACGCAGCGTGCCCACGCTGACCCAGGTGCCGCTGGTGAGCTTGAAGTCCTCGGCCACGCGGCCGTCGAAGACGATGCCCTGCAAGGGGTCGGCCTCGTCGCGCAGCAGGCCGGCGTCACCGATGCGGTAGTAGCCGTCCTCGTCGAAGGCGGCGGCCGTGGCCTCGGGGTTGTGGCGGTAGCCGGGCGTGACGTTGTCGCCGCGGATGCGCAGCTCCAGCTTGCCGCCCCCGGCCGGCACGAACTTCACCTCGGCACCCGGCATGGGCAGGCCGATGACGCCAGGGCGGTCGAGCCGCCAGTTGGCAAAGGTCACGGCCGGGGCCGTCTCGGTGCTGCCCCAGCTGGTGGTCATCCACAGCGGCTGCTCGCGCACCTTTGTTGCCAAGGCCTCCAGGCGCTGCCAGGTGGCCGGCGGCATGCCGGCCCCGGCGTAGAACAGCATGCGCAGGCGGCCGAGCAGACGGTGGGCGAGGTCGAGGTCGGCCTCCAGCGCCGGCAGCATCATCTCGTAGCCGCGCGGCACGTTGAAGTACACGGTGGGCTGCACCGTCTTCAGGTGGGCCAGCGTGCGGGCCACCAGTGCCGGCAGCGGGCGGCCGTCGTCGATGTACAGCGTGCCGCCGTGGCGCAGCGCCATGTTCAGGTTGTGGTTGCTGCCGAAGGTGTGGCTCCAGGGCAGCCAGTCCAGGAGCACGGGCTTTTCGTGCGCCAGGAAGCGCAGCGTCTGCGCCAGCATCTGCTGGTTGGCGCACAGCATGCGCTGGGTGTTGATCACGACCTTGGGCGTGCCGGTGGAGCCGCTGGTCAGCAGGTACTTGGCGTGGGTGTCGGGCGTGACGCGCGCATAGGCCTCGGCGACGGCGCCCGTTTCAGGCGTGTCCAGCAGCCGTGCGAACGGCAGGGCGCCGGGCACCGAGCCGGCCCCCTGCGAAAAAACCAGCGGCACGCCCAGCTTCGCGCCGGCCACGGCCGGCGCATAGACCTCGGCATCGCTGGCGTACACCAGCGCCGGCTGCAGGGCCTCGAAGATGGCATGCAGGCGCGAGAAGTCGGGCCCGGCGAGCCGGCTGTAGCCGCTGGAGACGGTGCAGGCGGGCCGGCCCACGTGCATGGCGGCCAGCATCAGCACGGCGTGGTCGAGCGCGTTGTCCGACAGCACCACCACCGGGCCTTCGGGCAACGCCAGGTCGAGCAGGGCCTGGCCCACGGCGCCGATGCGCTGGCGCAGCGCGCCCCAGGGCAGCACCGTCCAGCCGCCAGCGCCGTCGGGCTCGGCCAGCGCGGCGGCGTCGGGCGTTGTGCGGGCCCAGTGTTCGATCCACTCACCCACGCAGCGGGCGTAGGGCTGCAGCGGCTCGGGGTGGCGCAGCAGGTAGGCGCCGCCACCGAGATTGATGCGCTCGGTGCGCCGCGGCGCCAGCTGCGCGGGATCGTCGAAGAACGCGGCGGACATCGGGTCTCCAGTCTCGCTCGAATCCATACAGTGGTGTATGGCTTGTGGCGCGATGCTAGGGCGTGACCCCGTTGCCGACATTGGGGAACACCATGATGGGAGTCCATACAGTGATGTATGTCGCCAGGCTGTCGATGGCATCATGTCGGCATGAGCACACCCCCGGTCCGGCCCCTTCCTGCCGCGCGCCCCGCGCGCAGCCGCAAGCCCGCGGCACGCGCAGCCAAGGCGGTGCTGGGGCCCGAGGACTGGGTGCGCGCTGCCACCGAGGTGCTGGTGGACCACGGCATCGACCACGTGCGCGTCGATGTGCTGGCCGGTGAGCTGGGCGTCACGCGCGGCAGCTTCTACTGGCACTTCCGTGACCGCGAGGACCTGCTGCGCCGCGTGCTGCAGGCCTGGCGCGAAGAGGCCACCGTGCAGCTGACGCGCCGGCTGGCGGTGGCGCGCAGCGATCCGCGCGAACTGCTGTCCGACGTGATCACGCTGCCCTTCCGGGGCCGTGCGGCCGCGCGGGCCGCGCGCATCGAGCTGGCCATCCGGGCCTGGGCGCGGCGCGACCCGATGGCCCGCCAGGCGCTGGACGAGGCCGACGCCGCCCGTATGGGCTACCACGAGGCGCTGTTCCAGGCGCTGGGCTTTGCGCACGATGAAGCTCAGCACCGTGCCTTCCTGCTCTATGGCTACGAGGTTGCCGAGTCCTTGATGCCTGGCCAGGGCGGCGCCGAGCGGCGCGACGCCCGGCGCCGTTTTGTGCTGCAGCTGGTGCAGCAGCCGCTGGCCGGGCGGCGTTGAGCGCTGCTCGTGGCCGAGCCCCCAGCGGCAAGCGGGGGTGCGCCCGCTCGCCGGGTCGCGTGTTGTCTTGAGGCAACGTTTCTCGCCCATCGGGGGGTGTCTGTTTCGCCCTGGATCCGCACCCGGGCACCGGCGCGCCGTCGTGGCCTGTCGGGTCTGCGACGAGCAGGGCACCCTCGCTGCGGGCCGACATCGCGGTGCACCGATGCAGCCCATTGGCTATTGAGGATGCGGCTGGGTACCGGTGATTTCCCTAGGGCGCGGAGTTTGGCAAGCCCTCGTTCGCAACAGGCAAAGCGTCAATAAACTGTGGCAATCCTGGCTTGATCGGCGCACTGCATCCTCCCTTTGGGTGAGGGCAGCGCCCTGAGCCCGCCCCTACTTTCTGGAGTGATTTCATGCAAAGACAACAACTGCGAGGGATCCGTCCGACCCCCGTCTGCGTGGCCGTGTGGGCCGTCCTGATGGCGCCGTTGGCCTGGGCGCAGACGGCGCCCGCCGCTCCGCCTGCCGCCACGGCCCCCGGGGCGCCGGCAGCCCAGGCAACCCAGGCAACCCAGGCAACCCAGGCAACCCAGGCAACCCAGGCAGCGCCGGCAGC
This portion of the Ideonella sp. WA131b genome encodes:
- a CDS encoding feruloyl-CoA synthase; amino-acid sequence: MSAAFFDDPAQLAPRRTERINLGGGAYLLRHPEPLQPYARCVGEWIEHWARTTPDAAALAEPDGAGGWTVLPWGALRQRIGAVGQALLDLALPEGPVVVLSDNALDHAVLMLAAMHVGRPACTVSSGYSRLAGPDFSRLHAIFEALQPALVYASDAEVYAPAVAGAKLGVPLVFSQGAGSVPGALPFARLLDTPETGAVAEAYARVTPDTHAKYLLTSGSTGTPKVVINTQRMLCANQQMLAQTLRFLAHEKPVLLDWLPWSHTFGSNHNLNMALRHGGTLYIDDGRPLPALVARTLAHLKTVQPTVYFNVPRGYEMMLPALEADLDLAHRLLGRLRMLFYAGAGMPPATWQRLEALATKVREQPLWMTTSWGSTETAPAVTFANWRLDRPGVIGLPMPGAEVKFVPAGGGKLELRIRGDNVTPGYRHNPEATAAAFDEDGYYRIGDAGLLRDEADPLQGIVFDGRVAEDFKLTSGTWVSVGTLRVKLVSALSPWVADAVITGHDRGELGALLFLSEAGRALPEAERAKRLHEGLVRLAAEGGGSSQVPTRLRWLDGLPDAASGEITDKGYLNQRIALTRRAAEVAALHADTPDARTVRR
- a CDS encoding TetR/AcrR family transcriptional regulator; the encoded protein is MSTPPVRPLPAARPARSRKPAARAAKAVLGPEDWVRAATEVLVDHGIDHVRVDVLAGELGVTRGSFYWHFRDREDLLRRVLQAWREEATVQLTRRLAVARSDPRELLSDVITLPFRGRAAARAARIELAIRAWARRDPMARQALDEADAARMGYHEALFQALGFAHDEAQHRAFLLYGYEVAESLMPGQGGAERRDARRRFVLQLVQQPLAGRR
- a CDS encoding acyl-CoA thioesterase, producing MNEGADATGTPRVYVHRVQVHFGDCDPAGIVFFPNFARWMDQASLAYFMAMGLPPWRELTATRGIVGTPVLETHTRFINPATYGETLEVHTSVTAWERKVFRHRHQVMRGDLLLCEGTEVRAFVVHHPDDPSRLKAIPPPEDIVAMCR
- a CDS encoding crotonase/enoyl-CoA hydratase family protein codes for the protein MTTPLPSFDPVPATGVFAALDLLVLQRAGPVFHLRLNRPAKRNSISDGLLAQIHTVIVNLPKDVRALVLSGEGEHFCAGLDLSEVSERTVAEGMQHSRAWHACFDALQYGPVPVIAVLHGAVVGGGLELAASAHLRVAEDGTFYALPEGTRGIFVGGGGSVRIPRLLGSSRMTDMMLTGRSFDADEGQAFGLSNYRVGNGQGLAQAMGLGLKIAQNAPLSNYAITQALPRIADLPAADGLFVESLMSSIAQGDEAAKERVRAFLEKRAAKVSRPS